The following coding sequences are from one Cenarchaeum symbiosum A window:
- a CDS encoding site-specific DNA methylase (COG0338) → MLSQQYGLEQSPIRPFVKWAGGKRQIIPVLQGFFPRAFGEYHEPFLGGGAVLFHMLSGGRRHKCHASDLNGELVLAYEVVRDSVEDLISALEEHARAYNADKSGHYYEVRAAEPRGDLARVSRMIFLNRTCFNGLYRVNKRGRFNVPLGRYSNPGIVNAENLRAVSATLRSGRVSIGCHDFVDSAEDAKRGDFVYFDPPYQPVSRTASFTSYTRADFGAEDLARLAGLCRRLDARGCHVMLSNSNTPEVRSHFGNSWKTRKVRANRAINSDSGGRSGHTELVITNY, encoded by the coding sequence ATGTTGAGCCAGCAGTACGGACTGGAACAGTCCCCCATCAGGCCCTTTGTCAAGTGGGCGGGCGGCAAGAGGCAGATCATTCCGGTCCTGCAGGGGTTCTTTCCCAGGGCGTTTGGCGAGTACCACGAGCCGTTTCTAGGAGGAGGCGCGGTGCTCTTCCACATGCTGTCCGGCGGCAGGCGGCACAAGTGCCACGCGTCGGATCTAAACGGCGAGCTGGTCCTCGCGTATGAAGTGGTGCGCGACAGCGTCGAGGATCTGATATCCGCCCTGGAAGAGCATGCAAGGGCGTACAATGCGGACAAGAGCGGCCACTATTATGAAGTGCGGGCAGCAGAGCCGCGCGGGGATCTGGCAAGGGTGTCGAGGATGATATTTCTCAACAGGACGTGCTTTAACGGCCTGTACAGGGTAAACAAGAGGGGCCGCTTCAACGTGCCGCTCGGCAGGTATTCAAACCCCGGAATAGTCAACGCCGAGAACCTGCGCGCCGTGAGCGCCACGCTGCGGTCCGGCAGGGTCTCCATCGGCTGCCACGACTTTGTGGACTCAGCCGAGGATGCCAAGCGGGGCGACTTTGTGTACTTTGATCCGCCGTACCAGCCCGTCAGCAGGACTGCAAGCTTTACGAGCTATACACGGGCGGACTTTGGCGCGGAGGATCTTGCAAGGCTTGCCGGCCTGTGCCGGCGGCTCGACGCAAGGGGCTGCCATGTAATGCTGTCAAACTCCAACACCCCCGAGGTGAGGTCGCACTTTGGCAACAGCTGGAAGACAAGAAAGGTACGGGCCAACCGCGCCATCAACTCGGACTCGGGCGGAAGGTCGGGCCACACCGAGCTGGTCATTACAAACTATTAG
- a CDS encoding Zn ribbon protein produces MVDEEAAPEAAPEEDEEPVEEPEPKFEVFYSCLRCGTSVSNVELHRLPEIKCICGFRVFTKVRPPIIKSVKAV; encoded by the coding sequence ATGGTAGACGAAGAGGCGGCACCAGAGGCCGCGCCAGAAGAGGATGAAGAGCCTGTCGAGGAGCCGGAGCCAAAGTTCGAGGTATTCTACTCGTGCCTGCGCTGCGGCACGTCCGTCTCCAACGTGGAGCTGCACAGGCTGCCCGAGATAAAGTGCATCTGCGGCTTCCGGGTGTTTACAAAGGTCAGGCCGCCGATAATAAAGTCGGTCAAGGCCGTCTGA
- a CDS encoding translation elongation factor EF-1alpha (COG5256): MTAHMADKPHLNMIVTGHIDNGKSTTMGHFLMDLGVVDERTIAQHAEESEKTGKGDTFKYAWVMDNIKDERERGITIDLAFQKFETPKYFFTLIDAPGHRDFIKNMITGASEADCAILVLSAKEGETDTAIAAGGQAREHAFLLKTLGVNQLIVAVNKMDDSKYSEEAYKKTVEKGEGLVKSVGYKLENVPFIPVSGWKGDNLVKRSENMPWYKGKTLLESFDDFKMAEKPVGKPLRVPIQDVYTITGVGTVPVGRVETGTMKPGDKIVVMPSGAQGEIKSIETHHTEMPSAEAGDNIGFNLRGIEKKDIKRGDVLGDPANPPKVAKEFLAQIIVIHHPTALAPGYTPVMHCHTAQVAAIMSEFVSKINPATGAVEEENPKFLKVGDSAIIKIRPVRPTPIETFKEFPEMGRFALRDMGATIAAGIVKEITEEHKV, encoded by the coding sequence ATGACTGCCCACATGGCGGATAAACCCCACCTGAACATGATCGTGACGGGCCACATCGACAACGGCAAGTCCACTACAATGGGCCATTTCCTGATGGATCTGGGCGTGGTGGACGAGCGGACGATCGCGCAGCATGCCGAAGAGTCCGAAAAGACAGGAAAGGGTGACACCTTCAAGTACGCCTGGGTCATGGACAACATAAAGGACGAGAGAGAAAGGGGCATCACCATCGACCTTGCCTTCCAAAAGTTCGAGACGCCCAAGTACTTTTTCACCCTGATAGACGCACCGGGGCACCGAGACTTTATCAAGAACATGATCACGGGCGCCTCCGAGGCCGACTGCGCCATACTGGTGCTATCCGCAAAGGAAGGCGAGACGGATACCGCCATTGCAGCAGGCGGACAGGCAAGGGAGCATGCATTCCTGCTAAAGACGCTCGGCGTCAACCAGCTTATAGTGGCCGTAAACAAGATGGACGACAGCAAGTACTCTGAGGAGGCCTACAAAAAGACGGTGGAAAAAGGCGAGGGCCTGGTAAAGTCAGTAGGGTACAAGCTGGAGAATGTGCCCTTCATACCCGTATCCGGATGGAAGGGGGACAACCTGGTAAAGAGATCCGAGAACATGCCGTGGTACAAGGGCAAGACGCTGTTAGAATCCTTTGACGACTTTAAGATGGCTGAGAAGCCTGTGGGCAAGCCGCTGCGCGTCCCCATACAGGATGTATACACGATAACGGGAGTGGGAACTGTCCCGGTGGGGCGTGTCGAGACCGGCACGATGAAGCCTGGCGACAAGATAGTAGTGATGCCTTCGGGCGCACAGGGCGAGATAAAGTCAATAGAGACCCACCATACTGAGATGCCGTCTGCCGAAGCTGGCGACAACATAGGCTTTAACCTCCGCGGTATAGAAAAGAAGGACATCAAGAGGGGGGACGTCCTCGGTGATCCTGCAAACCCGCCCAAGGTGGCAAAAGAGTTTCTGGCACAGATTATAGTAATTCACCATCCGACGGCCCTGGCACCCGGGTATACGCCTGTAATGCACTGCCATACGGCGCAGGTGGCCGCGATAATGTCCGAGTTTGTCTCCAAGATAAACCCCGCCACGGGCGCAGTCGAGGAAGAGAACCCCAAGTTCCTCAAGGTGGGCGACTCTGCAATAATCAAGATACGGCCTGTCAGGCCCACGCCAATAGAGACCTTCAAAGAGTTCCCCGAGATGGGCAGGTTCGCACTCCGGGACATGGGCGCCACGATAGCAGCAGGTATAGTAAAAGAGATCACCGAAGAGCACAAAGTGTAG
- a CDS encoding Rossmann fold nucleotide-binding protein (COG1611), producing the protein MARKTQILVIGHNDNGCTPEHEKTAYDTGAAIARSGAVLISGGLGGVMRASCRGAREAGGLTVGIIPQDAHSEANEFCDVVLPSGMGLTRDFLNALAADGIIIIGGGSGTLSEVCAAYMYRRPMVAVRGTGGVADRYGGTFVDYRENIMIGQADSPDEAVRSILEAIT; encoded by the coding sequence ATGGCAAGAAAGACGCAGATCCTGGTGATAGGGCACAACGATAATGGCTGCACCCCGGAGCATGAAAAGACCGCGTACGATACAGGTGCCGCGATAGCCCGGTCCGGGGCGGTGCTCATATCGGGCGGCCTGGGCGGGGTGATGAGGGCCTCGTGCAGGGGAGCCCGGGAGGCTGGCGGCCTTACAGTGGGGATCATACCCCAGGATGCCCACTCGGAGGCAAACGAGTTTTGCGACGTGGTGCTCCCAAGCGGGATGGGCCTGACCCGGGACTTTCTCAACGCGCTTGCAGCAGATGGGATAATAATAATCGGGGGAGGGTCCGGGACGCTCTCCGAGGTGTGCGCCGCATACATGTACAGGCGGCCGATGGTGGCCGTGCGCGGGACTGGCGGCGTGGCGGACCGCTACGGGGGCACCTTTGTCGATTACAGGGAGAACATCATGATAGGGCAGGCCGACTCGCCGGACGAGGCGGTCAGGTCGATACTGGAAGCCATCACATAG
- a CDS encoding ammonia monooxygenase subunit C, protein MLMAQMPALIPKEVEIQRLKKIWMIMIAMGSVAASVEVDNFVDGSLHQTSIRDSAFTPAHWWLYSHFVALPLGWGSVAIYDRRVPTLRGPNNSMNTGLKMTILGYLATMFTIGVNEMWHFWFVEEIFAVPNHWMFNMGVVVAFMGALAYVVRVYARLIELGAETPGENPYVAEMYKMALEGKLYSRSIP, encoded by the coding sequence ATGCTCATGGCACAGATGCCCGCTTTAATCCCAAAGGAAGTCGAGATCCAGCGTCTAAAGAAGATCTGGATGATTATGATTGCCATGGGTTCAGTTGCGGCATCGGTCGAGGTCGACAACTTCGTTGACGGCTCTCTACACCAGACGTCCATACGTGATAGTGCGTTTACTCCTGCACACTGGTGGCTATACTCCCACTTTGTGGCTCTGCCACTCGGATGGGGTTCAGTAGCCATCTATGATCGCAGGGTTCCAACACTTCGCGGTCCCAACAACTCCATGAACACGGGGCTCAAGATGACCATCCTTGGTTACCTTGCAACCATGTTCACAATCGGGGTCAATGAGATGTGGCATTTCTGGTTCGTAGAAGAGATCTTTGCAGTTCCCAACCACTGGATGTTCAATATGGGCGTTGTAGTGGCGTTTATGGGTGCGCTGGCTTATGTGGTCAGGGTATATGCAAGGCTCATAGAGCTGGGTGCGGAGACGCCGGGTGAAAACCCGTATGTCGCCGAGATGTACAAGATGGCCCTAGAAGGCAAATTGTACAGCAGATCGATACCGTAG
- a CDS encoding C2H2 Zn finger protein, with translation MGLFKRARCPRCGASFRGEEQLMHHKDRVHGDLKYRCEKCGMSFHGMEEMRSHVKAKHGYWDIRRP, from the coding sequence ATGGGCCTCTTCAAGAGGGCCAGGTGCCCCCGGTGCGGGGCGTCGTTCCGCGGAGAAGAGCAGCTGATGCACCACAAGGACAGGGTCCACGGGGATCTGAAATACCGCTGCGAAAAATGCGGCATGTCGTTCCACGGAATGGAGGAGATGCGCTCGCACGTAAAGGCAAAGCACGGGTACTGGGATATCAGACGGCCTTGA
- a CDS encoding 3-hydroxyacyl-CoA dehydrogenase/enoyl-CoA hydratase (COG1250) translates to MGHGIAQVSAASGYEVVLRDIEQRFLDSAMEKIRWSLDKMASKGRITAEEKDGILNRIRPVVALGEALEGADLVIEAVPEVMDLKRKVYAELDAAAPEGAAFASNTSTLPITEIAQATSRPERFIGIHFFNPPQLMKLVEVIPGEGTSDETTRMTLEYVESLGKQAVLCRKDVPGFIVNRLFIPMVHEACHAMDRTGASMEQIDSAVKFGLGFPMGIFELADFTGMDVIHKATVEMHQRDKGVVNPHPLVEKMFNEKKLGKKSGEGYYKYSDEKYERVALSEELAAGYDPLELAASVLNNAAWLVSNGASDIEEIEKAARLGLGLKNPLFETAKEMGMGRIVGALEKMAAKYGPFYRPDPLFATM, encoded by the coding sequence ATGGGCCACGGCATAGCCCAGGTATCTGCCGCCTCCGGATACGAGGTGGTATTGCGCGATATAGAGCAGAGGTTCCTTGATTCTGCCATGGAAAAGATACGGTGGAGCCTTGACAAGATGGCCTCCAAGGGCAGGATCACCGCCGAGGAGAAAGACGGCATACTAAACAGGATAAGACCCGTGGTGGCGCTAGGCGAGGCGCTCGAGGGCGCGGACCTGGTCATAGAGGCGGTCCCCGAGGTGATGGATCTAAAGAGAAAGGTGTACGCAGAACTTGACGCGGCAGCCCCCGAGGGGGCGGCCTTTGCGTCAAACACGAGCACGCTGCCGATAACCGAGATAGCCCAGGCCACGTCCCGCCCGGAGAGGTTCATCGGGATACACTTTTTCAACCCGCCGCAGCTAATGAAGCTCGTCGAGGTGATACCCGGCGAGGGCACATCCGATGAGACCACCAGGATGACCCTGGAATATGTAGAGTCCCTCGGCAAGCAGGCCGTCCTGTGCAGAAAAGACGTGCCAGGCTTTATCGTAAACAGGCTCTTCATACCGATGGTGCACGAGGCGTGCCATGCAATGGACAGGACCGGCGCATCCATGGAGCAGATAGACTCTGCCGTAAAGTTCGGGCTGGGCTTTCCCATGGGGATATTCGAGCTGGCCGACTTTACCGGCATGGACGTGATACACAAGGCGACTGTAGAGATGCACCAGAGGGACAAGGGCGTGGTCAACCCGCACCCGCTGGTAGAGAAGATGTTTAACGAAAAAAAACTCGGCAAAAAGTCCGGCGAAGGGTACTACAAGTACTCTGATGAAAAGTACGAGAGGGTGGCGCTCTCAGAAGAGCTGGCCGCCGGATACGACCCGCTGGAGCTTGCAGCAAGCGTGCTGAACAACGCGGCATGGCTGGTCAGCAACGGGGCAAGCGACATAGAGGAGATAGAAAAGGCGGCAAGGCTCGGCCTTGGGCTCAAAAATCCCCTCTTTGAGACCGCAAAAGAGATGGGAATGGGCAGGATAGTCGGCGCGCTTGAAAAGATGGCCGCGAAATACGGCCCGTTCTACAGACCCGACCCGCTGTTTGCCACTATGTGA
- a CDS encoding ammonia monooxygenase subunit B has product MAIIDKKLMVVGLGMVLALGTLGFNWMEAILPSAEAHGVQAQLQSRFIRIEDETFNRQSLQTGETLCLAGSFVSLVERDLRGWNSIFSESTNAGNRWEILSRDPPGNVFDIPGNSEIPYEICALALEPGVYHVHTQLNVATVGPGLGPGQTVVVDGEFILKEIPYTNIAYQSIIIGVGYVITFATRPWQVI; this is encoded by the coding sequence ATGGCTATAATCGATAAGAAACTGATGGTAGTTGGACTCGGTATGGTCCTTGCGCTAGGAACGCTAGGCTTCAACTGGATGGAAGCGATATTACCTAGTGCAGAGGCACACGGTGTCCAAGCACAGCTTCAAAGCCGTTTCATACGCATTGAGGACGAGACCTTCAACAGGCAGTCCCTCCAGACAGGAGAGACGCTCTGCCTCGCTGGCAGCTTTGTAAGCCTGGTAGAGAGGGATCTGAGGGGATGGAACTCCATCTTTTCAGAGTCCACCAATGCCGGAAACAGGTGGGAGATCCTCTCCAGGGATCCACCTGGAAACGTCTTTGACATCCCAGGGAACTCTGAGATCCCATACGAGATCTGCGCCCTAGCACTAGAGCCCGGTGTATACCACGTACACACCCAGCTCAATGTTGCGACAGTAGGCCCAGGTCTCGGTCCGGGACAGACAGTTGTAGTGGACGGCGAGTTCATACTCAAAGAGATACCGTACACCAACATCGCATACCAGTCAATCATCATTGGCGTGGGCTATGTGATAACATTCGCTACGAGACCCTGGCAGGTAATTTAA
- a CDS encoding ammonia monooxygenase subunit A has protein sequence MPRLTMVWLRRCTHYLFIAVVAVNSTLLTINAGDYIFYTDWAWTSFTVFSISQTLMLVVGATYYLTFTGVPGTATYYALIMTVYVWIAKGAWFALGYPYDFIATPIWLPSAMLLDLAYWATKRNKHSLILFGGVLVGMSLPLFNMVNLITVADPLETAFKYPRPTLPPYMTPIEPQVGKFYNSPVALGAGAGAVLSVTFAALGVKLNTWTYRWMAAWSKWD, from the coding sequence ATGCCTAGATTAACAATGGTCTGGCTAAGACGCTGTACCCACTACTTGTTCATAGCAGTGGTTGCAGTGAATTCGACCCTGTTGACGATCAATGCAGGAGATTACATCTTTTACACCGACTGGGCTTGGACGTCATTCACGGTATTCTCTATATCGCAGACGCTCATGCTGGTTGTCGGTGCAACGTACTACCTGACGTTTACAGGCGTACCCGGAACCGCGACATACTATGCCCTCATCATGACGGTGTATGTATGGATAGCAAAGGGCGCATGGTTCGCCCTTGGCTACCCGTATGACTTCATCGCGACCCCGATATGGCTTCCATCAGCAATGCTGTTGGATCTGGCATACTGGGCCACGAAGCGCAACAAGCACTCGCTGATATTGTTCGGCGGTGTCTTGGTGGGCATGTCATTACCGCTGTTCAACATGGTAAACCTGATCACAGTAGCAGATCCGCTGGAGACGGCCTTCAAGTATCCGAGGCCCACGCTGCCACCCTACATGACTCCAATAGAACCTCAAGTTGGAAAGTTCTATAACAGTCCGGTGGCGCTAGGGGCTGGGGCTGGGGCCGTCTTATCGGTGACGTTCGCGGCCTTGGGTGTCAAGCTCAATACGTGGACGTATCGGTGGATGGCCGCTTGGTCAAAGTGGGACTAG
- a CDS encoding ribosomal protein S10 (COG0051), whose amino-acid sequence MTQSARVKLTSINLLKLDGVCGIIMDIGKRTGVRIKGPTPLPVKKLHIATRKSPCGSGTETYEKWEMRMHRRIIDISADDKTIRRLIDLKIPDDVHLELFLT is encoded by the coding sequence ATGACCCAGTCCGCCCGCGTAAAGCTCACCAGCATAAACCTCCTCAAGCTTGACGGTGTCTGCGGGATCATAATGGACATCGGCAAGAGGACGGGCGTCCGCATAAAGGGACCCACCCCGCTGCCGGTCAAAAAGCTCCACATTGCCACCCGCAAGTCCCCCTGCGGAAGCGGCACTGAAACGTATGAAAAGTGGGAGATGAGGATGCACCGGAGGATAATCGACATCAGCGCCGACGACAAGACTATACGGCGGCTGATAGACCTCAAGATCCCGGATGATGTGCACCTTGAGCTGTTCCTTACATAG
- a CDS encoding multiple Zn finger protein: protein MGLFGRKAEHCAVCGKEMQHRHKPKREWNMKGRLCGDCHVDKSKEYYEGKIRQSCTVCGTTKKITDLWEPRWQWDMEGLLCKECFDVKEGDFENRKKYCSMCGARMKFLRYRPKPGWKMDGELCRECWDSQKAKFG, encoded by the coding sequence ATGGGGCTATTTGGCCGCAAGGCGGAGCATTGCGCGGTGTGCGGCAAGGAGATGCAGCACAGGCACAAGCCAAAAAGGGAGTGGAACATGAAGGGCCGCCTCTGCGGGGACTGCCACGTGGACAAGTCCAAGGAGTACTATGAGGGGAAGATAAGGCAGTCCTGCACAGTCTGCGGCACGACAAAAAAGATAACCGACCTCTGGGAGCCCCGCTGGCAGTGGGACATGGAGGGCCTGCTGTGCAAAGAGTGCTTTGATGTAAAGGAGGGCGACTTTGAGAACAGGAAAAAGTATTGCAGCATGTGCGGGGCCCGGATGAAGTTCCTCAGGTACAGGCCCAAGCCGGGATGGAAGATGGACGGGGAGCTCTGCAGGGAGTGCTGGGACTCCCAGAAGGCAAAGTTCGGCTGA